Proteins from a single region of Haloterrigena alkaliphila:
- a CDS encoding nitrite/sulfite reductase yields the protein MAHKKEELKEGCYGDEVREHILEFAENGGYEAIPEDERDKWFTRFKFWGLFHQRDGQESYFMMRLTNASGILEPEQLRTIGEVAREYANGPVENPEFGNGWIDLTTRQSVQLHWLKLEDVPEIWEKLESVGVHSRSAGGDTMRNISGCPLHGKAEEFVEAGPLLERFEEDLRKDDDLANMPRKFNISATGCKIGCAQDSINDIGFEPAKKEIDVSGEAGGSSDESDGGEEVRGFNVRIGGGLGGRQPRAATPLDVFVRPENAYEVGRGFVELYHDHGGRTNRSKNRARFFADDWGMEKIRETLQAEYVDFEMHTAGEDFREEYTYNAGRPTEDGPHDHVGVHDQQDGRNYVGLSVPVGRMPAEDAVELADLADEYGSGEVRLTRRQNPVIVDVADDDLEALLAEPLLETYRPEPSTFERGAMACTGTEFCSIALTETKTRMARMLRWFESNVDLPDDVGKIKMHYSGCTADCGQAMTADIGLQGMRARKNGEMVEAFDIGVGGGIGEEPSFVEWIQQRVPADEAPGAIRNLLEAFAAHRSEGQTFRQWVEATGTEQLVEFCEPEETDFEAPYMDDAKQSWYPFAESESAAAAVADETAAPSDD from the coding sequence ATGGCGCATAAGAAAGAGGAGCTCAAGGAGGGCTGCTACGGCGACGAGGTTCGCGAGCACATCCTCGAGTTCGCCGAGAACGGCGGCTACGAGGCGATTCCGGAGGACGAACGCGACAAGTGGTTCACCCGGTTCAAGTTCTGGGGGCTCTTCCACCAGCGCGACGGGCAGGAGTCGTACTTCATGATGCGCCTGACCAACGCCAGCGGGATTTTGGAGCCGGAACAGCTTCGGACGATCGGCGAGGTCGCCCGCGAGTACGCGAACGGCCCCGTCGAGAACCCCGAGTTCGGCAACGGCTGGATCGACCTGACGACCCGCCAATCGGTGCAGTTGCACTGGCTCAAACTCGAGGACGTCCCCGAAATCTGGGAGAAACTCGAATCCGTGGGCGTCCACTCCCGCTCGGCCGGCGGCGACACGATGCGCAACATCTCGGGCTGTCCGCTCCACGGCAAGGCCGAGGAGTTCGTCGAGGCCGGACCGCTGCTCGAGCGCTTCGAGGAGGACCTGCGCAAGGATGACGATCTGGCGAACATGCCCCGGAAGTTCAACATCAGCGCGACGGGCTGCAAGATCGGCTGCGCCCAGGATTCGATCAACGACATCGGCTTCGAACCCGCGAAGAAGGAGATCGACGTCTCCGGCGAAGCCGGAGGCTCGTCGGACGAGTCCGACGGTGGCGAGGAAGTGCGAGGATTCAACGTCCGCATCGGCGGCGGTCTCGGCGGCCGCCAGCCCCGCGCCGCGACGCCGCTGGACGTCTTCGTCCGGCCGGAGAACGCCTACGAGGTCGGCCGCGGCTTCGTCGAACTCTACCACGACCACGGCGGCCGAACGAACCGGTCGAAGAACCGCGCCCGATTCTTCGCCGACGACTGGGGGATGGAGAAGATCCGCGAGACGCTCCAGGCGGAGTACGTCGACTTCGAGATGCACACCGCCGGCGAGGACTTCCGCGAGGAGTACACCTACAACGCCGGTCGGCCGACCGAGGACGGACCCCACGACCACGTCGGCGTTCACGACCAGCAGGACGGCCGCAACTACGTCGGCCTCAGCGTTCCCGTCGGTCGCATGCCCGCCGAGGACGCCGTCGAACTCGCCGATCTGGCCGACGAGTACGGCTCCGGTGAGGTTCGACTCACGCGACGCCAGAACCCCGTCATCGTCGACGTCGCCGACGACGACCTCGAGGCGCTGCTCGCGGAACCGCTGCTCGAGACCTACCGGCCCGAGCCCAGCACCTTCGAGCGCGGCGCGATGGCCTGTACGGGCACCGAGTTCTGCTCGATCGCGCTGACCGAGACGAAAACGCGCATGGCCCGCATGCTGCGCTGGTTCGAGTCGAACGTCGACCTACCCGACGACGTCGGCAAGATCAAGATGCACTACTCCGGCTGCACCGCCGACTGCGGGCAGGCGATGACCGCCGACATCGGCCTGCAGGGGATGCGCGCCCGGAAGAACGGCGAGATGGTCGAGGCCTTCGACATCGGCGTCGGCGGCGGCATCGGCGAGGAGCCCTCCTTCGTGGAGTGGATTCAACAGCGCGTCCCCGCCGACGAGGCCCCCGGCGCGATCCGCAATCTGCTCGAGGCCTTCGCGGCCCACCGTTCGGAGGGACAGACGTTCCGCCAGTGGGTCGAGGCGACGGGCACCGAACAGCTCGTCGAGTTCTGCGAGCCCGAGGAGACCGACTTCGAGGCGCCGTACATGGACGACGCCAAGCAGTCCTGGTACCCCTTCGCCGAGAGCGAGTCCGCCGCGGCTGCCGTCGCCGACGAGACCGCGGCGCCGTCTGACGACTAA
- the larE gene encoding ATP-dependent sacrificial sulfur transferase LarE, with product MTTLEAKLEAAREDLAERDGVLVAFSGGVDSSVVAAIARDALGEDAVACTAKSETLPEAELEDARQVAEEIGIRHEIVSFSELESDAFVANDDDRCYHCRTMRLGEMLETARELGIETVCDGTNADDPGAGHRPGLQAVDELEVHSPLLAHDITKEEVREIAARYGLSVADKPSMACLSSRIPTGLEVTEERLTRVERAEALLRQWGFDQFRVRDHDGLARIEVAPDELERALTREFAETVREELSQLGFDHVTLDLHGYRTGSVSPAETGASESATGTADSSDD from the coding sequence ATGACAACGCTCGAGGCGAAACTCGAGGCCGCGCGCGAGGACCTCGCGGAGCGGGACGGCGTGCTGGTCGCGTTCTCCGGTGGGGTAGACTCGAGCGTCGTGGCCGCCATCGCCCGCGATGCCCTCGGGGAGGACGCGGTCGCCTGTACGGCGAAGAGCGAGACGCTCCCCGAGGCGGAACTCGAGGATGCCAGGCAGGTCGCCGAGGAGATCGGGATCCGCCACGAGATCGTCTCCTTCTCCGAACTCGAGAGCGACGCGTTCGTCGCGAACGACGACGATCGCTGCTACCACTGCCGGACGATGCGGTTGGGCGAGATGCTCGAGACGGCCCGCGAGCTGGGGATCGAGACGGTCTGCGACGGCACGAACGCGGACGATCCGGGCGCGGGCCACCGCCCCGGCCTGCAGGCGGTCGACGAACTCGAGGTGCACTCGCCGCTGCTGGCTCACGACATTACCAAAGAAGAGGTGCGCGAGATCGCCGCCCGCTACGGCCTCTCGGTGGCGGACAAGCCCTCGATGGCCTGCCTCTCCTCGCGGATCCCGACGGGCCTCGAGGTCACCGAGGAGCGGCTCACCCGCGTCGAGCGCGCGGAGGCCCTGCTCCGCCAGTGGGGGTTCGATCAGTTCCGCGTGCGCGACCACGACGGACTGGCCCGCATCGAGGTCGCGCCCGACGAACTCGAGCGGGCGCTGACCCGCGAGTTCGCCGAGACGGTCCGGGAGGAACTCTCGCAACTGGGGTTCGACCACGTCACGCTGGATCTCCACGGCTACCGGACGGGGAGCGTCAGTCCGGCGGAGACGGGCGCGAGCGAATCCGCAACTGGGACTGCGGACTCGAGCGACGACTGA
- a CDS encoding cyclase → MVYLYAEHVIEDYDRWETHHEENADARAAHGSLGTQVFRKRDDPTTLLVVQELDDDRLEEALEYFQSEAFQSVLDAAGVVDVPESGLLDRVHEADG, encoded by the coding sequence ATGGTCTACCTGTACGCCGAACACGTAATCGAGGACTACGACCGCTGGGAAACCCACCACGAGGAGAACGCCGACGCGCGGGCGGCTCACGGCTCGCTGGGAACGCAAGTGTTTCGCAAGCGCGACGATCCGACGACGCTGCTGGTCGTACAGGAACTCGACGACGATCGCCTCGAGGAGGCGCTCGAGTACTTCCAGTCCGAGGCGTTTCAGTCGGTGTTAGACGCCGCCGGCGTCGTCGACGTGCCGGAGTCGGGACTGCTCGATCGGGTCCACGAGGCGGACGGCTGA
- a CDS encoding DUF6789 family protein: MSVSDRLRQLRATSDEREGPDSMAHQSRAEHAFYSAVRGLQAGFVATIIMTAFRLPILRSLPPSANFWAQYVTGGDPEEHPLAGLILHFVYGVQAGAIFGGLFALQDADRSIEPEQRGLVWGSIYGMVLSAFGSQFMLKELLGIRLDADELALFHAGHLVYGLSLGAWVGSRTEGVEDPETEYEYNDGN, translated from the coding sequence ATGTCCGTGTCCGACCGATTACGGCAGTTGCGAGCGACGAGCGACGAACGGGAGGGCCCCGACTCGATGGCCCATCAGTCGCGCGCCGAACACGCGTTCTACTCCGCCGTGCGCGGCCTCCAGGCGGGGTTCGTCGCGACGATCATCATGACGGCGTTCCGGCTCCCGATCCTGCGGTCGCTGCCGCCCTCGGCGAACTTCTGGGCGCAGTACGTTACCGGCGGCGACCCCGAGGAGCATCCGCTCGCCGGGCTGATCCTGCACTTCGTCTACGGCGTGCAGGCGGGGGCGATATTCGGCGGCCTGTTCGCCCTGCAGGACGCCGACCGATCCATCGAACCCGAGCAACGCGGTCTCGTCTGGGGATCGATCTACGGAATGGTCCTCTCGGCCTTCGGCTCGCAGTTCATGCTGAAGGAACTGCTGGGGATCCGCCTCGACGCCGACGAACTCGCGCTGTTCCACGCGGGACACCTCGTCTACGGCCTCTCGCTGGGCGCGTGGGTCGGATCGCGGACCGAAGGCGTCGAGGACCCCGAGACGGAGTACGAGTACAACGACGGTAACTGA
- a CDS encoding glutamate-cysteine ligase family protein — translation MNTSIEVEYWVVDTDGELTEPGALTDVSERTEEEFVEPLFELKTSPCETIDELRAEFVRDLDEVLSKAAAEDKRLVPLGTPINCGQIDRRSGERGRIQKAVVGENFDYAKHCAGTHVHVEKRNVTDQLNALIALDSALALVNSSPYIDGERVANSARAYSYRKKSYEEYPKHGQLWHYVETVGEWHRRLENRYDEFKQAALEEGIAEEAIEEHFSVDDVVWTPIRLRDEMPTVEWRSPDAALPSQLLQLADELETVMERLHHTTVEIETDSDPRNTGHVTRDGISLPAFDVACDLAEAAIHDGLESAEVVRYLDRMGFSVDDYHPISTRIDGRQYVTKADARDLRLEYANRLEEDVEGLIDVVDV, via the coding sequence ATGAACACGAGCATCGAAGTCGAGTACTGGGTCGTCGATACCGACGGCGAACTCACCGAACCGGGCGCGCTCACGGACGTCTCCGAACGGACGGAAGAGGAGTTCGTCGAACCGCTGTTCGAACTGAAGACCTCGCCGTGTGAGACCATCGACGAACTACGGGCGGAGTTCGTCAGGGACCTCGACGAGGTGCTCTCGAAGGCGGCGGCCGAGGACAAGCGGCTCGTCCCGCTGGGGACGCCGATCAACTGCGGGCAGATCGACCGGCGGTCCGGCGAGCGTGGCCGCATCCAGAAGGCTGTCGTCGGCGAGAACTTCGACTACGCGAAGCACTGCGCCGGGACGCACGTTCACGTCGAGAAGCGAAACGTCACCGACCAGCTCAACGCGCTCATCGCGCTGGACTCGGCGCTGGCGCTGGTCAACTCCTCGCCGTACATCGACGGCGAACGCGTCGCCAACAGCGCCCGCGCCTACAGCTACCGGAAGAAGAGCTACGAGGAGTACCCCAAACACGGCCAGCTCTGGCACTACGTGGAGACCGTCGGCGAGTGGCACCGCCGACTCGAGAACCGCTACGACGAGTTCAAGCAAGCGGCCCTCGAGGAGGGAATCGCCGAGGAGGCGATCGAGGAACACTTCTCGGTCGACGACGTCGTCTGGACGCCGATCAGGTTGCGCGACGAGATGCCGACGGTCGAGTGGCGCTCGCCCGACGCGGCGCTCCCGAGCCAACTGCTGCAACTGGCCGACGAACTCGAGACGGTGATGGAACGGCTCCACCACACGACCGTCGAAATCGAGACCGACAGCGACCCCCGGAACACCGGCCACGTCACGCGCGACGGCATCAGCCTCCCCGCGTTCGACGTCGCCTGCGACCTCGCCGAGGCGGCGATCCACGACGGCCTCGAGTCGGCCGAGGTCGTCCGCTACCTCGATCGGATGGGGTTTTCCGTCGACGACTATCACCCCATCTCGACGCGGATCGACGGCCGCCAGTACGTGACGAAGGCGGACGCGCGGGACCTGCGTCTGGAGTACGCGAACCGACTCGAGGAGGACGTCGAGGGGCTGATCGACGTCGTGGACGTCTGA
- a CDS encoding nitric-oxide reductase large subunit, protein MQISRKQLATFLAAIFVLNLVVMGGGAWLSYENEPEIPETIVGPDGETVATSDDVQTGKMVFQENGLMNQGSMLGRGSYYDVDYTADALELKTDYMRDYYAQEAYDTAYEDLESSEQAAIDAQVREELQSSSYDPDEVEYSAAEAYAHEQVRQDYVETYHEGDRERGIQKGLIPTEEEAEQFADFALWTAWISHTDRPGTDVSFTNDFPYSPDAGNEAGGAVMTWSVIAMVLLVAGAGVAIWLYQAVELPEPKAGGVSIPHPKEIDLTPSQLLSTRFILIGALLFVLQTFMGGLLAHYYVERDDFFGLHELAGIDILEWLPWTIARTWHVDLGILWIATMWLGAGLFLAPLLTGREPRKQALYIKGLIGALLVVAVGGLAGIWLGVNNFFDGQLWWLLGNEGLEYLEIGRVWQAGLLVGFVGWTALVARGFKPLLDREPRYGLAHMIVYAGGSIGLLFMAGFLYTPKTNFVMTEFWRWWVVHMWVEGVFEFFILVVIALTLVSMNLLTKKSAEKAVIFQAALVMGSGIIGVSHHYWWAGLPEVWLPIGSVFSTLEFIPLLFILHEALGQYRAMDAAGTDFPYRMAFYFIVASSVWNFFGAGVIGFFINLPVISYFESGTYLTVAHAHGAMFGAFGFLAMGMAVYILRVTTRDAHWSDRRLRWSFWLCNAGLALMLFLSLLPVGFLQLETAFTDGYAASRGLEFYNSGTIQTLFWLRMPGDTLLIAGAIVFAWDVAAKLLFQRKATAEETRSHVIADRIFGEDDAVDPVDPVDPVSDDD, encoded by the coding sequence ATGCAAATCTCTCGAAAACAACTGGCCACGTTCCTCGCGGCGATCTTCGTCCTCAACCTCGTCGTGATGGGCGGAGGGGCGTGGCTGTCCTACGAGAACGAACCCGAGATTCCGGAGACGATCGTCGGCCCGGACGGCGAGACCGTCGCGACCAGCGACGACGTCCAGACGGGGAAGATGGTCTTCCAGGAGAACGGCTTGATGAATCAGGGGTCGATGCTGGGCCGCGGTAGCTACTACGACGTCGACTACACCGCCGACGCCCTCGAGTTGAAGACCGACTACATGCGCGACTACTACGCGCAAGAAGCGTACGACACGGCCTACGAGGACCTCGAGTCGTCCGAGCAGGCCGCGATCGACGCGCAGGTCCGAGAGGAGCTGCAGTCGAGCAGCTACGACCCCGACGAGGTCGAGTACTCCGCTGCCGAAGCGTACGCACACGAGCAGGTCCGACAGGACTACGTCGAGACCTACCACGAGGGCGACCGCGAGCGCGGGATTCAGAAGGGGCTGATTCCGACCGAGGAGGAGGCCGAACAGTTCGCGGACTTCGCGCTGTGGACCGCCTGGATCTCACACACTGATCGCCCGGGGACGGACGTCTCGTTCACGAACGACTTCCCGTACTCGCCCGACGCGGGTAACGAGGCCGGCGGCGCGGTGATGACCTGGAGCGTCATCGCGATGGTGTTGCTGGTCGCCGGGGCCGGGGTCGCGATCTGGCTCTACCAGGCCGTCGAACTCCCCGAACCGAAGGCCGGCGGCGTCTCGATCCCCCACCCGAAGGAGATCGATCTGACGCCGAGCCAGTTACTGAGCACCAGGTTCATCCTCATCGGGGCGCTGCTGTTCGTCCTCCAGACGTTCATGGGCGGCCTGCTCGCCCACTACTACGTCGAGCGCGACGACTTCTTCGGCCTCCACGAACTCGCCGGGATCGACATCCTCGAGTGGCTCCCGTGGACCATCGCCCGCACGTGGCACGTCGACCTGGGGATCCTCTGGATCGCCACGATGTGGCTCGGCGCCGGCCTCTTCCTCGCGCCGCTGCTGACCGGCCGTGAGCCGCGCAAGCAGGCCCTGTACATCAAGGGATTGATCGGCGCGCTGCTGGTCGTCGCCGTCGGCGGCCTCGCGGGTATCTGGCTCGGCGTCAACAACTTCTTCGACGGCCAGCTGTGGTGGCTGCTGGGCAACGAGGGACTCGAGTACCTCGAGATCGGTCGCGTCTGGCAGGCCGGTCTACTTGTCGGCTTCGTCGGCTGGACCGCCCTGGTCGCCCGCGGGTTCAAGCCACTGCTGGACCGCGAGCCCCGGTACGGGCTGGCCCACATGATCGTCTACGCGGGCGGCTCGATCGGCCTGCTCTTTATGGCCGGTTTCCTCTACACGCCGAAGACGAACTTCGTCATGACGGAGTTCTGGCGCTGGTGGGTCGTCCACATGTGGGTCGAGGGCGTCTTCGAGTTCTTCATCCTCGTCGTCATCGCGCTGACGCTGGTCTCGATGAACCTCCTGACCAAGAAATCGGCCGAGAAGGCCGTCATCTTCCAGGCCGCGCTGGTCATGGGCAGCGGCATCATCGGCGTCTCCCACCACTACTGGTGGGCCGGCCTCCCCGAGGTCTGGCTCCCCATCGGGAGCGTCTTCTCGACGCTCGAGTTCATCCCGCTGCTGTTCATCCTCCACGAGGCGCTGGGCCAGTACCGCGCGATGGACGCCGCCGGGACGGACTTCCCCTACCGGATGGCGTTCTACTTCATCGTCGCCTCGAGCGTCTGGAACTTCTTCGGGGCGGGCGTCATCGGGTTCTTCATCAACCTCCCGGTGATCAGCTACTTCGAGAGCGGGACCTACCTGACGGTCGCCCACGCCCACGGCGCGATGTTCGGCGCCTTCGGCTTCCTCGCGATGGGGATGGCCGTCTACATCCTCCGGGTGACCACCCGCGACGCGCACTGGTCCGACCGACGACTGCGCTGGTCGTTCTGGCTCTGTAACGCCGGCCTCGCGCTGATGCTGTTCCTCTCCCTGCTCCCCGTGGGCTTCCTCCAGCTCGAGACGGCGTTCACGGACGGCTACGCCGCCTCGCGGGGACTGGAGTTCTACAACAGCGGGACGATCCAGACGCTGTTCTGGCTGCGCATGCCCGGCGACACGCTGTTGATCGCCGGCGCGATCGTCTTCGCCTGGGACGTCGCCGCGAAACTGCTCTTCCAGCGGAAGGCGACCGCCGAGGAGACGCGCAGCCACGTCATCGCCGACCGGATCTTCGGCGAGGACGACGCGGTCGACCCCGTCGATCCCGTCGACCCGGTCAGCGACGACGACTGA
- a CDS encoding sensor histidine kinase: MRRPGVTDIVSAERIPQYVVGFGVALTLVVLGEIGLLAASGSSYLTAGPFLVGLITVAPIIVGIAYGGYWLDSVPLSPSRYPRIVGWLLGGLFVFLLINLALIAVFPTDPFAMVVGWVRWAVAFGAGTGLLIGCIEARAIERSLAAERAALRAEHAEEQREYLDYLNSILRHEVLNTATIINGYASLLRREAATTDQHRRWAEIVIDESEEMSSVIDDVRVLLQSTDGEWRLEAVDVSQVLTDEVRKLEHKWGPVDVVTEIPPNVRVRADGLVARVFGNLLSNAVEHNDAATPRVAVRVDPGPDTVRIEISDNGPGIPDSERDALFERVESHGSTHGLGLYLVDRLVNRYGGSVELVETGPDGSLFAVELPAASAGPDDASADSPQSTLEE; this comes from the coding sequence ATGCGCAGGCCCGGCGTCACCGATATCGTCTCCGCCGAGCGGATCCCGCAGTACGTGGTCGGCTTCGGTGTGGCCCTGACGCTCGTCGTCCTCGGTGAAATCGGGCTGCTCGCCGCGTCCGGCTCTTCGTACCTCACGGCCGGCCCGTTTCTGGTCGGTCTGATCACCGTCGCCCCCATCATCGTCGGCATCGCGTACGGGGGCTACTGGCTCGACTCCGTCCCGCTCTCGCCGTCTCGCTACCCGCGGATCGTCGGCTGGCTGCTCGGCGGACTCTTCGTCTTCCTCCTCATCAATCTCGCGCTCATCGCCGTGTTTCCGACCGACCCGTTCGCGATGGTCGTCGGGTGGGTCCGGTGGGCCGTCGCGTTCGGCGCCGGTACCGGGTTACTGATCGGCTGTATCGAAGCCCGAGCCATCGAGCGCTCGCTGGCCGCCGAACGGGCCGCGCTCCGGGCGGAACACGCGGAGGAGCAACGGGAGTACCTCGACTACCTCAACAGCATCCTCCGCCACGAGGTGTTGAACACCGCGACGATCATCAACGGCTACGCGTCGCTTCTCCGCCGGGAGGCGGCCACGACCGATCAGCACCGCCGGTGGGCGGAGATCGTGATCGACGAGTCCGAGGAGATGTCGTCGGTGATCGACGACGTGCGGGTCCTGTTGCAGTCGACGGACGGAGAGTGGCGACTCGAGGCGGTCGACGTCTCCCAGGTCCTGACCGACGAAGTGCGGAAACTGGAGCACAAGTGGGGGCCCGTCGACGTGGTGACGGAGATCCCGCCGAACGTCCGCGTTCGGGCCGACGGTCTGGTCGCTCGCGTCTTCGGTAACCTCCTCTCGAACGCGGTCGAACACAACGACGCGGCGACGCCGCGGGTCGCGGTGCGAGTCGACCCAGGCCCCGACACCGTGCGGATCGAAATCAGTGATAACGGCCCGGGAATCCCCGACTCGGAGCGCGACGCGCTCTTCGAGCGGGTCGAGAGCCACGGGAGCACCCACGGGCTGGGGCTCTATCTGGTCGACCGACTGGTGAATCGGTACGGCGGATCGGTCGAACTCGTCGAAACCGGCCCCGACGGCAGCCTGTTCGCGGTCGAACTCCCGGCCGCGAGCGCCGGTCCGGACGACGCGAGCGCGGACTCCCCGCAGTCGACGCTCGAGGAGTAA
- the hemL gene encoding glutamate-1-semialdehyde 2,1-aminomutase, translated as MNDDSSRELYDRALSVMPGGVNSAVRAAIEPYPFFVRKGEGGHVIDADGNRYVDWVMGLGPLLLGHDLPDPVRAGIQQRASEGPMYGTPTEVEVDLAEFVARHVPSVEKIRFVNSGTEATTSAVRLARGYTGRNKIVVMQGGYHGAQESTLVEGDADDPKPSSAGIPQSFAEHTLPVPFNDEDAMREVFEEHGDDIAAVLTEPILGNYGIVYPEEGYHEFLREITDEHGSLLIFDEVITGFRVGGLGCAQSEFGITPDLTTFGKIVGGGFPVGAIAGRAEIVEHFAPTGDVFQAGTFSGHPVTMAAGLETLQFAAANDVYEHVNGLGDKLRRGLTEIVADQAPSYTVTGTDSMFKVIFTREGPGPDSLEEQCPAGCRQDPTCPRYDYSPKNAADVKNAETERWRRIFWGQMKEQGVFLSQNQFECQFVSYGHTEEDVEETLEAYKEAL; from the coding sequence ATGAACGACGACAGCTCACGCGAACTGTACGACCGGGCGCTCTCGGTCATGCCCGGCGGGGTCAACTCGGCGGTTCGGGCGGCGATCGAGCCGTACCCGTTCTTCGTCCGGAAGGGCGAGGGCGGCCACGTGATCGACGCGGACGGCAACCGCTACGTCGACTGGGTGATGGGGCTGGGCCCGCTCCTGCTGGGCCACGACCTTCCCGACCCCGTGCGGGCGGGGATCCAGCAGCGAGCCAGCGAGGGGCCGATGTACGGCACGCCGACCGAAGTCGAGGTCGACCTCGCGGAGTTCGTCGCCCGCCACGTCCCGAGCGTCGAGAAGATCCGCTTCGTCAACTCGGGGACCGAAGCCACAACCTCCGCCGTGCGACTCGCGCGCGGCTACACCGGGCGCAACAAGATCGTCGTCATGCAAGGGGGCTACCACGGCGCCCAGGAGTCGACGCTGGTCGAAGGCGACGCCGACGATCCGAAACCCTCCTCGGCGGGCATCCCGCAATCGTTCGCCGAGCACACCCTCCCGGTGCCGTTCAACGACGAGGACGCGATGCGCGAGGTCTTCGAGGAACACGGCGACGACATCGCGGCGGTTCTCACGGAACCCATTCTGGGCAACTACGGCATCGTCTACCCCGAGGAGGGGTACCACGAGTTCCTGCGCGAGATCACCGACGAGCACGGCTCCCTGCTGATCTTCGACGAGGTTATTACCGGCTTCCGCGTCGGCGGACTGGGCTGTGCACAGAGCGAGTTCGGCATCACGCCCGACCTGACCACGTTCGGCAAGATCGTCGGCGGCGGCTTCCCCGTCGGCGCCATCGCCGGCCGCGCCGAGATCGTCGAGCACTTCGCACCCACCGGCGACGTCTTCCAGGCCGGCACGTTCTCCGGTCACCCCGTCACGATGGCCGCCGGGCTCGAGACCCTGCAGTTCGCCGCGGCAAACGACGTCTACGAGCACGTCAACGGACTCGGCGACAAACTCCGGCGCGGCCTGACCGAAATCGTCGCCGATCAGGCGCCCAGCTACACCGTCACCGGCACCGACAGCATGTTCAAAGTGATCTTCACCAGGGAGGGCCCGGGACCGGACTCGCTCGAGGAGCAGTGCCCCGCCGGCTGTCGGCAGGACCCGACCTGCCCGCGCTACGACTACAGTCCGAAGAACGCCGCCGACGTGAAGAACGCCGAGACCGAGCGCTGGCGGCGCATCTTCTGGGGCCAGATGAAAGAGCAGGGGGTCTTCCTCTCGCAGAACCAGTTCGAGTGCCAGTTCGTCAGCTACGGCCACACCGAGGAGGACGTCGAGGAGACGCTCGAGGCGTACAAAGAGGCCCTGTGA